In bacterium, a genomic segment contains:
- a CDS encoding cyclic nucleotide-binding domain-containing protein — protein sequence MEIKDVLKKTYLFYTLDSGELDILARSARVETFPKGRVIFDEGDEGGPLYIIQSGRVSIAKALDEEGRRSQLAELGQYFFFGEISLFDGGKRSASVEAVEDTLCVIIEKSDFWAAMMANPASAHKVYRAILSVHSNAIRRANERFREFLGTALGGI from the coding sequence GTGGAAATCAAAGACGTGCTCAAGAAAACGTACCTCTTCTACACCCTGGACTCGGGCGAGCTGGATATTCTGGCCCGTAGCGCGCGGGTGGAGACGTTCCCCAAGGGGCGCGTCATCTTCGACGAGGGCGACGAGGGCGGCCCGCTCTACATCATCCAGTCCGGCCGGGTCTCCATCGCCAAGGCCCTCGACGAGGAGGGCCGGCGCTCGCAGCTCGCCGAGCTCGGGCAGTACTTCTTCTTCGGCGAAATTTCCCTCTTCGACGGCGGCAAGCGCTCCGCCTCCGTGGAGGCCGTGGAGGACACCCTGTGCGTCATCATCGAGAAGAGCGACTTCTGGGCGGCGATGATGGCCAACCCCGCCTCGGCCCACAAGGTCTACCGGGCGATCCTCTCGGTGCACTCCAACGCCATCCGGCGGGCCAACGAGCGCTTCCGCGAGTTCCTCGGCACCGCCCTGGGGGGCATTTAA